The following are encoded in a window of Deltaproteobacteria bacterium CG11_big_fil_rev_8_21_14_0_20_49_13 genomic DNA:
- a CDS encoding DNA recombination protein RmuC, with translation MSSTIVILVGFLSFILGGTACWLFLSAKNRTNDETIADLKGKLEASNNISTEIKKQTEQRDKTIEELRGSLESVQKAKAIAETRLEETSKHIEEQKKTLSQAEEKLTTTFKALSGESLKSNNQAFLQLAKQSLETVLNQAMGDMSQKEIAIKNIVKPLEDVLKKYESQVIELEKTRVGAYSTLESQIKMLMSSEQQLQKETNNLVTALRRPEVRGRWGEMTLKRVVELAGMTSYCDYVEQVSVDTDKGRLRPDMIVHLPSDREIVIDSKVSLDAYLDAIASQSEDAKESFLVKHSQQITKHMRELSEKNYWDQFPRAPEFVVMFIPGESFLASALEKDPAIIEKGMEDRVIIATPTTLIALLRAIAYGWRQEQITKHAQEIAVLGKEMYDRFQPFLEHVNKVGGSLNQSVVSFNKMIMSLERRVMVSVKKFKELGAAGDKELPEVQPIEQIPMKAQATEKLENEEEEK, from the coding sequence ATGAGTTCAACAATCGTTATTTTAGTCGGGTTTTTATCATTCATCCTTGGGGGAACAGCATGCTGGTTGTTTCTTTCTGCAAAGAACAGGACGAATGACGAAACAATTGCGGATCTGAAGGGAAAATTAGAGGCTTCCAACAATATTTCAACAGAGATAAAAAAACAAACCGAACAACGCGACAAGACCATCGAAGAACTGCGTGGCAGTCTTGAATCTGTCCAAAAGGCCAAGGCGATTGCCGAAACAAGATTAGAAGAGACGAGCAAGCATATTGAAGAACAGAAAAAGACACTGTCGCAGGCAGAAGAAAAGCTTACGACAACATTCAAGGCCTTATCCGGGGAATCTCTAAAGAGCAATAATCAGGCGTTTTTACAATTAGCGAAACAAAGTTTAGAAACCGTGCTAAATCAAGCCATGGGAGACATGTCTCAAAAAGAGATTGCCATAAAAAATATTGTTAAACCACTGGAAGATGTTTTGAAAAAATATGAAAGCCAAGTCATTGAGCTCGAGAAAACGAGGGTAGGCGCCTATTCTACCTTAGAAAGCCAGATAAAAATGTTGATGTCTTCTGAACAGCAACTTCAAAAAGAAACCAACAATCTTGTTACAGCTTTGAGAAGGCCGGAAGTTCGCGGAAGATGGGGTGAAATGACCCTTAAACGGGTTGTCGAACTTGCCGGAATGACGTCATATTGTGATTATGTCGAGCAGGTATCGGTCGATACAGACAAGGGGCGGTTAAGGCCTGACATGATCGTGCATTTACCATCGGATAGGGAGATCGTTATTGATAGCAAGGTTTCATTAGATGCATATTTGGACGCAATTGCATCGCAATCAGAAGACGCCAAAGAATCTTTTCTGGTCAAACATTCTCAACAGATCACAAAGCACATGAGGGAGCTTTCAGAAAAGAATTATTGGGACCAGTTTCCTAGAGCCCCTGAATTTGTGGTGATGTTCATACCGGGTGAATCTTTTCTGGCGTCCGCTCTTGAGAAAGATCCAGCTATCATTGAAAAAGGGATGGAGGACAGGGTTATTATTGCCACGCCAACGACTTTAATAGCCCTGTTGAGAGCTATTGCCTATGGATGGAGACAGGAGCAAATTACAAAACATGCACAGGAAATAGCCGTCTTGGGAAAAGAGATGTATGACAGGTTTCAACCCTTCTTGGAGCACGTCAACAAAGTTGGTGGCAGTTTGAATCAATCCGTAGTTTCTTTTAACAAGATGATCATGTCCCTTGAGCGCAGGGTTATGGTTAGTGTTAAGAAGTTTAAGGAGCTTGGCGCGGCTGGAGACAAAGAGCTTCCAGAGGTTCAGCCGATAGAACAGATTCCAATGAAAGCACAGGCCACTGAAAAGTTGGAGAATGAAGAGGAAGAAAAATGA